A DNA window from Comamonas fluminis contains the following coding sequences:
- a CDS encoding nuclease-related domain-containing protein codes for MNQIFSVAFQGLFVYLGLALVFMVLVGVLRSPRFKGWRGERAVQRLIAQRLNPLVYVDLHNVTLPTTGGGSTQIDHLIFSPYGLFVLETKNYQGWIFGTEKQREWTQQIFRKRSKFQNPLRQNYKHTKTLQDLLGIGAEHVHSVIAFVGDCELKTEMPPQVTRGDGFVAYIQSFAQTVWQPEEMQALLDKLEAVRLQPGRATDKQHVAHVKDLQTAKRTARAPKPVRQPTPEVADMPASPVPETPAAPVASAPEPLMHVDVLLDGPELAAPASPPVPVRPVVDVPVCPQCEWPLRKLLMQRGPLAGQAVWRCTNSAACSFVRGDS; via the coding sequence ATGAATCAGATCTTTTCAGTGGCCTTTCAGGGCCTTTTTGTTTATCTGGGGCTGGCGCTGGTTTTCATGGTGCTGGTGGGCGTGCTGCGCTCGCCGCGCTTCAAGGGCTGGCGGGGAGAGCGGGCGGTGCAGCGGCTGATTGCGCAGCGCCTGAACCCACTGGTCTATGTGGACCTGCACAACGTCACCCTGCCCACAACGGGTGGTGGCAGCACGCAGATTGACCATCTGATTTTTTCGCCCTACGGCTTGTTTGTGCTGGAGACCAAGAACTACCAGGGCTGGATTTTTGGCACGGAAAAGCAGCGTGAGTGGACGCAGCAGATTTTCAGGAAGCGCAGCAAGTTTCAGAACCCGCTGCGCCAGAACTACAAGCACACCAAGACGCTGCAGGACTTGCTGGGCATTGGGGCCGAGCATGTGCATTCGGTCATCGCCTTTGTGGGCGATTGCGAACTCAAGACCGAGATGCCGCCGCAGGTCACGCGCGGCGATGGTTTTGTGGCCTATATCCAGAGCTTTGCGCAGACGGTCTGGCAGCCCGAGGAGATGCAGGCTCTGCTCGACAAGCTGGAGGCCGTGCGCCTGCAGCCGGGGCGCGCTACGGACAAGCAGCATGTGGCGCATGTGAAGGACTTGCAGACTGCCAAGCGCACTGCGCGTGCACCTAAGCCCGTCAGGCAACCTACGCCAGAAGTGGCGGATATGCCTGCCTCCCCTGTGCCTGAAACACCGGCAGCACCAGTTGCCTCGGCGCCCGAGCCTTTGATGCATGTGGATGTGCTGCTGGATGGGCCTGAGCTGGCCGCCCCGGCATCACCGCCTGTGCCCGTGCGGCCGGTGGTTGATGTGCCTGTGTGCCCGCAGTGCGAATGGCCGCTGCGCAAGCTGCTGATGCAACGCGGTCCGCTGGCTGGGCAGGCAGTCTGGCGCTGCACCAATAGCGCGGCCTGCAGTTTTGTGCGGGGCGACTCCTAA
- the trxA gene encoding thioredoxin yields the protein MIDVTIENFESEVVAASMAVPVLVDFWAPWCGPCKTLGPILEKLEVAYEGRFKLVKIDSDQEQQLASMFGIRSIPTCVLMIGGKPVDGFMGAQPEGKLREFLDKHLPSEGAMAAEAEVDEAQALLESGDTQAALQKLADALAADPANDDARFDYVRLLIATGGFDEAHALLAEPIKRIPQPLRFEALNQWLKALEFAMQGDNADVSKYDAAIVANKRDFDARFGRACALLAHSQWTMAMDELLEIIMRDKVWNDQAARKLIVGVLELLTPPKPKKQDSVPGKTAGGIELLGKSGAEQDEATALVNSYRRRLSMALN from the coding sequence ATGATTGACGTCACCATCGAGAATTTTGAATCCGAAGTTGTAGCTGCCTCCATGGCCGTGCCTGTGCTGGTGGATTTCTGGGCGCCCTGGTGCGGCCCGTGCAAGACGCTGGGCCCGATTCTGGAAAAACTGGAAGTTGCCTACGAAGGCCGCTTCAAGCTGGTCAAGATCGACTCCGACCAGGAGCAGCAACTGGCCAGCATGTTTGGCATTCGCTCCATTCCTACCTGCGTGCTGATGATTGGCGGCAAGCCCGTGGACGGTTTCATGGGCGCCCAACCCGAAGGCAAGCTGCGCGAGTTCCTCGACAAGCACCTGCCCTCAGAGGGTGCCATGGCGGCAGAAGCCGAAGTGGACGAAGCACAGGCCCTGCTGGAGTCTGGCGATACCCAGGCCGCGCTGCAGAAACTGGCCGATGCGCTGGCTGCCGACCCGGCCAATGATGATGCCCGCTTTGACTATGTGCGCCTCTTGATTGCCACGGGCGGCTTTGACGAAGCCCATGCTTTGCTGGCCGAGCCCATCAAGCGCATTCCCCAGCCTCTGCGCTTTGAGGCGCTGAACCAGTGGCTCAAAGCGCTGGAATTTGCCATGCAGGGCGACAACGCCGATGTCAGCAAGTACGACGCCGCCATCGTCGCCAACAAGCGCGACTTCGATGCCCGCTTTGGCCGTGCCTGTGCGCTGCTGGCCCACAGCCAGTGGACCATGGCCATGGATGAGCTGCTGGAAATCATCATGCGTGACAAGGTCTGGAACGATCAGGCTGCGCGCAAGCTCATCGTCGGCGTGCTGGAGCTGCTGACCCCGCCCAAGCCCAAGAAGCAGGACTCCGTGCCCGGCAAGACCGCTGGTGGTATCGAGCTGCTGGGCAAGAGCGGTGCCGAGCAGGATGAGGCCACGGCGCTGGTCAATAGCTATCGTCGCCGTCTTAGCATGGCGTTGAACTAG
- a CDS encoding ABC transporter ATP-binding protein encodes MIEVSQLVFEYPGHRALDGVSVSIPAGSVTALVGPNGAGKSTLMRCIAGLDQPLSGHIRVKGLSVEEQPREVHRHLGYLSDFYGLYDRLTVTRCLQYSALSMGVAEDQVAARVQQVAAQLGLSELLQRYPTELSRGQRQRVAIGQAIVHQPSVLLLDEPASGLDPDARSSLSQLFRQLQAQGMTLIVSSHILSELDEYCTHILSIRNGRIESHEALQDGSAAQTTPGVAAATDALALFALEIAPPNDAGFEALLRQALQGTTVQDFDATGSRPIQLWLPNAASARAAWITKLVQAGIPVAALAPMRERLQDRYARTVQARDLPQNSTSKEQP; translated from the coding sequence TTGATTGAAGTTTCACAACTGGTGTTCGAGTACCCCGGCCACCGCGCACTCGATGGGGTCAGTGTCTCCATCCCCGCAGGCAGCGTGACCGCGCTGGTCGGCCCCAATGGCGCGGGCAAATCCACGCTGATGCGCTGTATCGCCGGGCTGGACCAGCCGCTGTCCGGCCATATCCGCGTCAAAGGCCTGTCTGTGGAAGAGCAGCCACGCGAGGTGCACCGCCATCTGGGCTATCTCTCAGACTTCTACGGCCTGTATGACCGCCTGACAGTCACGCGCTGCCTGCAGTATTCGGCCCTGTCCATGGGCGTGGCGGAAGACCAGGTCGCCGCACGCGTGCAGCAGGTGGCGGCCCAGCTGGGGCTTTCCGAATTGCTGCAGCGCTACCCTACCGAGCTGTCGCGCGGCCAGCGCCAGCGTGTGGCCATCGGGCAGGCCATTGTTCACCAGCCCAGCGTGCTGCTGCTGGATGAACCCGCCAGCGGTCTGGACCCTGATGCGCGCAGCAGCCTGTCGCAGCTGTTTCGCCAGCTGCAGGCACAGGGCATGACCCTGATCGTCTCCAGCCACATCCTCAGCGAGCTGGATGAGTACTGCACCCACATCCTCAGCATTCGCAACGGCCGTATTGAAAGCCACGAAGCGCTGCAGGATGGCAGCGCGGCGCAGACCACACCTGGCGTGGCCGCCGCTACTGATGCACTGGCACTGTTCGCGCTGGAAATTGCACCGCCCAACGACGCAGGCTTTGAGGCTCTGCTGCGCCAGGCTCTGCAGGGCACCACGGTGCAAGACTTTGACGCCACCGGCAGCCGCCCCATTCAGCTGTGGCTGCCCAATGCCGCCAGCGCCCGCGCTGCCTGGATTACCAAGCTGGTGCAGGCTGGCATTCCCGTCGCAGCCCTGGCCCCCATGCGTGAACGCCTGCAAGACCGCTATGCCCGCACGGTGCAGGCCCGCGATCTGCCACAAAACAGCACCAGCAAGGAGCAGCCATGA
- the purE gene encoding 5-(carboxyamino)imidazole ribonucleotide mutase: protein MNPIQVGVVMGSSSDWDTMQHAVAILQQFGIAFEAKVVSAHRMPDDMFRFAEAAADRGIKAIIAGAGGAAHLPGMIAAKTTVPVLGVPVASRHLQGVDSLHSIVQMPKGVPVATFAIGNAGAANAALFAVALLANEDPALRAKLEAFRVEQTEAARAMTLPVNA, encoded by the coding sequence ATGAACCCCATCCAAGTTGGCGTGGTCATGGGTTCCAGCAGCGACTGGGACACCATGCAACACGCAGTTGCCATCCTCCAGCAATTCGGTATCGCCTTCGAGGCCAAGGTCGTTTCGGCCCACCGCATGCCGGACGACATGTTCCGCTTTGCCGAAGCTGCCGCTGACCGCGGCATCAAGGCCATCATCGCCGGTGCCGGCGGCGCAGCCCACCTGCCCGGCATGATTGCCGCCAAGACCACCGTGCCCGTGCTGGGCGTGCCCGTGGCCAGCCGCCATCTGCAAGGTGTGGATTCGCTGCACTCCATCGTGCAAATGCCCAAGGGCGTGCCCGTGGCCACGTTTGCCATCGGCAACGCCGGTGCGGCCAACGCGGCCCTGTTTGCTGTGGCGCTGCTGGCCAACGAAGACCCGGCCCTGCGCGCCAAGCTCGAAGCCTTCCGCGTGGAGCAGACCGAAGCCGCCCGCGCTATGACCCTGCCGGTGAACGCATGA
- a CDS encoding 5-(carboxyamino)imidazole ribonucleotide synthase, whose amino-acid sequence MSNTDVILPGATLGVLGGGQLGRMFAHAAQAMGYFTAVLDKDATSPAGLVSHHHVRTGYEDAQGLAELAKLCDAVTTEFENVPAGSLNKLAESLPVSPAGSAVAIAQDRAAEKAHFMKCGVPCAPYAVIETPAQLAAVNDALLPGILKTARMGYDGKGQIRVKTREELAQGWNELGNVACVLEKMLPLAHECSVIVARGRDGSIVNLPVQRNLHRDGILAVTEVYEGNVPAAQAEQAVAAAKSVAIGLDYVGVLCVEFFVLDNGQLVVNEIAPRPHNSGHYSQNALDVSQFELQVRCMTNLPLVQPRQHSATIMLNLLGDLWFKDGDTAKTPAWDQILALPGAHLHLYGKVDAKRARKMGHLNITAATPEKARETALKAAAILGIAPF is encoded by the coding sequence ATGAGCAACACTGATGTGATCTTGCCCGGCGCCACGCTGGGCGTGCTGGGCGGCGGCCAGCTGGGCCGCATGTTTGCCCACGCCGCGCAAGCCATGGGCTACTTCACCGCCGTGCTGGACAAGGACGCCACCAGCCCCGCCGGTCTGGTCAGCCACCACCATGTGCGCACCGGTTACGAAGACGCACAAGGCCTGGCCGAGCTGGCCAAGCTGTGCGATGCCGTCACCACCGAATTTGAAAACGTGCCCGCCGGCAGCTTGAACAAGCTGGCCGAAAGCCTGCCCGTATCGCCCGCGGGTTCTGCCGTGGCGATTGCCCAGGATCGCGCTGCCGAAAAAGCCCACTTCATGAAGTGCGGCGTGCCTTGCGCGCCCTACGCCGTGATTGAAACGCCTGCGCAACTGGCCGCCGTGAATGACGCGCTGCTGCCCGGCATTTTGAAGACCGCCCGCATGGGCTACGACGGCAAAGGCCAGATCCGCGTCAAAACCCGTGAAGAACTGGCCCAAGGCTGGAACGAGCTGGGCAACGTGGCCTGCGTGCTGGAGAAAATGCTGCCGCTGGCGCATGAGTGCTCGGTCATCGTGGCGCGGGGTCGTGATGGCTCTATCGTCAACCTGCCCGTGCAGCGCAATCTGCACCGCGACGGCATTCTGGCCGTCACCGAGGTTTACGAAGGAAATGTGCCTGCAGCGCAAGCAGAACAAGCGGTAGCAGCTGCAAAGTCTGTAGCAATCGGCCTCGACTACGTGGGCGTGCTGTGCGTGGAATTCTTTGTGCTGGACAACGGCCAGCTGGTGGTCAACGAGATCGCCCCGCGCCCGCACAACAGCGGCCACTACAGCCAGAACGCGCTGGATGTATCGCAGTTTGAGCTGCAGGTGCGCTGCATGACCAACCTGCCCCTGGTGCAGCCGCGCCAGCACAGCGCCACCATCATGCTGAACCTGCTGGGCGACCTGTGGTTCAAGGATGGCGACACCGCCAAGACGCCCGCGTGGGACCAGATCCTGGCCCTGCCCGGCGCCCACCTGCACCTGTACGGCAAGGTCGATGCCAAGCGCGCCCGCAAGATGGGGCACCTGAACATCACCGCCGCCACGCCTGAAAAGGCGCGTGAAACCGCTTTGAAGGCGGCTGCAATCTTGGGCATTGCGCCCTTCTAA
- a CDS encoding L-threonylcarbamoyladenylate synthase, translating to MILDGTLDASVQAAAVALQQGKLLGLPTETVYGLAADSDNDAAVAQIFTAKGRPANHPLIVHVADAAAITRYAKEVPVFAQQLIDAFWPGPLTLILPRLPHAAKASTGGQDSVGLRCPSHPVAHAVLKACQQLTPPVWGVSAPSANKFGRVSPTTAAHVATEFGDDLLVLDGGACEVGIESTIVDCTRGVPVLLRPGAITRDDIERACGTRPLSKEELPAHTPRASGTLLAHYAPNAKVRLMDAKQLQSALEVLGSEGKNIAVYHRSPLRCASPAIHLRAMPQQALATAHELFGTLRDFDEIGAKLIWIETPPDTADWEGVRDRLQRAAAAG from the coding sequence GTGATTCTGGATGGAACGCTGGACGCCTCGGTGCAAGCCGCTGCCGTGGCCCTGCAACAAGGCAAGCTGCTGGGCCTGCCCACTGAGACGGTCTATGGCCTGGCAGCCGACAGCGACAACGACGCGGCCGTGGCGCAGATCTTTACCGCCAAGGGCCGCCCGGCCAACCATCCGCTGATCGTGCATGTGGCGGACGCCGCCGCCATCACCCGCTATGCCAAGGAAGTGCCGGTCTTTGCCCAACAGCTGATCGACGCTTTCTGGCCCGGCCCGCTGACGCTCATCCTGCCCCGCCTTCCCCATGCCGCCAAGGCATCCACCGGCGGGCAGGACAGCGTGGGCCTGCGCTGCCCATCGCACCCGGTTGCGCATGCCGTACTCAAAGCCTGCCAACAGCTGACCCCACCCGTGTGGGGCGTGTCCGCCCCCAGCGCCAACAAATTTGGCCGCGTCAGCCCCACCACCGCTGCACATGTTGCTACGGAATTTGGTGACGATCTACTGGTGCTGGACGGTGGCGCCTGCGAGGTTGGCATTGAATCGACCATCGTGGACTGCACGCGCGGCGTGCCCGTGCTGCTGCGCCCCGGCGCCATCACGCGTGACGATATTGAACGCGCCTGCGGCACCCGCCCACTCTCGAAAGAAGAGCTGCCTGCGCACACCCCGCGCGCCTCAGGCACGCTTTTGGCCCATTACGCACCCAATGCCAAGGTGCGGCTGATGGATGCCAAACAGCTGCAGTCCGCACTGGAAGTGCTGGGCAGCGAAGGCAAGAACATTGCCGTGTACCACCGCAGCCCTTTGCGCTGCGCCAGCCCCGCTATCCACCTGCGCGCCATGCCGCAACAGGCGCTGGCCACGGCGCACGAACTGTTCGGCACGCTGCGCGACTTTGACGAGATCGGCGCAAAGCTGATCTGGATTGAAACCCCGCCCGACACCGCCGACTGGGAAGGCGTGCGCGACCGCCTGCAGCGCGCGGCTGCGGCGGGCTAA
- a CDS encoding S8 family serine peptidase encodes MPYESPRSSHLKKIFQYLLLPVAAASLVACGGGSNSEESVASNCLEKGDYACKSGETEPLYSLQWALNYAKSYFTNNADADAFGGGVDLNVEPVHRMGYKGQGVNVLVVDEGVDIENEDLKQNIDLSMSWNFRTATNDPSPLKIAGAGAHGTNVAGIIAAAQNGKGVMGIAPQVKIGGALWLSTENMNETHVDALGGATWSQKADIINASYGGDVGFGSYSAEENVDISALRAMRGLRNGRGIIYVKSAGNSFDSENKINGINCGDLYGALACLNPSNDVSTLEPTAIVTAALNAKGQASSYSSAGSVVWITGLGGEGGYFGKYGEVSDGTLTRKDGSSKKFTKQGPKIYSTDVRGCEAGYSYAGGFTTFEKGESELQPGVKDNVNCDYSAMNGTSASAPTISGVIALMLSANPDLTWRDVRDILRLSARNVDMGYEKRMRSDTSATLEYSYNSLFDLTSNSFVGKNGTKDNLVEGATQVPVELGWQMNTAGNYHSNWYGFGVPDALKAVQLALEYKKNLAKSKPSMQKVPGFSKINVLQGFEYQKLKKIGEFEGDASTVDAFQVRLSGENICLGSMGIIVESPSGTKSYLKMPLDHFSAVSWAHDFENFGLSSYAFYGESAKGIWKIYSAASNPNFFPSQKDGNPQKCPVAPVSGTVAKNAVLGVEARIISQ; translated from the coding sequence ATGCCTTATGAGTCACCTCGTTCAAGCCATCTGAAAAAGATTTTTCAGTATCTTTTGCTTCCCGTTGCCGCTGCGAGCTTGGTAGCTTGTGGTGGTGGAAGTAACTCTGAAGAGTCCGTTGCAAGCAACTGTTTGGAAAAAGGAGATTACGCTTGTAAGTCCGGTGAAACCGAGCCGTTGTACAGCCTGCAATGGGCGTTGAACTACGCAAAAAGCTATTTCACCAATAATGCGGATGCAGATGCTTTTGGTGGAGGAGTAGACCTCAATGTAGAACCTGTGCATCGCATGGGTTACAAGGGGCAGGGCGTTAATGTGTTGGTGGTGGATGAAGGGGTGGATATTGAAAATGAGGATCTAAAACAAAATATAGATTTAAGCATGTCGTGGAATTTTAGAACTGCGACCAATGATCCATCGCCGCTCAAAATTGCTGGTGCTGGTGCTCACGGCACCAATGTGGCCGGAATTATTGCTGCTGCGCAGAATGGTAAGGGCGTCATGGGAATTGCACCCCAAGTGAAAATTGGTGGCGCGCTATGGCTTTCTACCGAAAATATGAATGAAACTCATGTTGATGCATTGGGTGGCGCTACATGGTCACAAAAGGCGGATATTATTAATGCCTCATATGGAGGAGATGTAGGCTTTGGTAGCTATTCAGCTGAAGAAAATGTAGATATTTCTGCATTGAGAGCTATGCGAGGCTTGAGAAATGGCAGGGGAATCATTTACGTAAAATCTGCAGGGAATTCTTTTGATAGTGAGAATAAAATTAATGGAATAAATTGTGGTGATTTGTATGGCGCTCTTGCTTGCCTCAACCCATCGAATGATGTGTCAACACTGGAGCCTACTGCCATTGTGACTGCTGCATTGAATGCTAAGGGGCAAGCTAGTTCCTATAGCAGCGCTGGATCAGTTGTATGGATTACAGGGCTGGGTGGTGAAGGTGGATACTTTGGAAAATATGGAGAAGTATCTGATGGGACATTAACTCGGAAAGATGGAAGCTCCAAAAAATTTACTAAGCAAGGCCCTAAAATATATTCAACAGATGTACGAGGTTGCGAGGCTGGGTATTCATATGCTGGAGGCTTTACTACTTTCGAAAAGGGAGAGTCTGAGTTGCAACCTGGAGTTAAAGATAATGTAAATTGTGATTACTCTGCAATGAATGGTACTTCTGCTTCGGCTCCTACCATTAGCGGGGTGATTGCCTTGATGTTGAGTGCCAACCCTGATCTGACTTGGCGTGATGTGCGGGATATTTTACGTTTGTCTGCTAGAAATGTGGATATGGGTTACGAAAAAAGAATGAGATCAGACACTAGTGCTACGTTAGAGTATTCTTATAATTCACTTTTTGATCTGACCAGTAATTCATTTGTTGGGAAAAATGGTACAAAAGACAATCTAGTAGAAGGCGCTACACAGGTTCCAGTGGAGTTGGGTTGGCAGATGAATACTGCTGGAAATTACCATTCGAATTGGTATGGCTTTGGTGTTCCTGATGCACTAAAAGCAGTGCAATTGGCCTTGGAGTATAAAAAGAATCTGGCAAAATCCAAGCCTTCTATGCAGAAGGTTCCGGGCTTTAGCAAGATCAATGTACTTCAGGGATTTGAATATCAAAAACTTAAAAAAATCGGTGAGTTTGAGGGAGATGCATCAACAGTGGATGCATTTCAGGTGCGTTTAAGTGGCGAGAATATCTGCCTAGGCTCTATGGGAATAATCGTGGAGTCACCGAGTGGAACCAAGTCTTATCTCAAGATGCCGCTGGATCATTTTTCTGCTGTGAGTTGGGCCCACGATTTTGAAAATTTTGGTTTAAGTAGCTATGCCTTTTACGGTGAAAGTGCAAAGGGGATATGGAAGATTTACAGTGCTGCCTCTAACCCAAACTTTTTTCCAAGTCAAAAGGATGGAAATCCTCAGAAATGTCCAGTTGCACCTGTGTCAGGAACTGTAGCAAAGAATGCGGTTCTTGGCGTCGAAGCTCGGATTATTTCTCAATAA
- a CDS encoding OmpW/AlkL family protein yields the protein MKNSVRIIAAAAALAACELASAQSAGSWLARVGVTHLAPDVNSGNLSAPSFPNTKVDAKSNTQLGGGITYMLTDNLAVDVPLATPFKHDLTGDGAIAGVGKLGSTKAIPATLMMQYRFNEANAAFRPYVGLGVTYAYFYDEKTTATLNGLTGGTLANPTTAKVDNKFGALAQLGFVYNFNERWFVDASYSKSFLKTKIHLSSGQSINVKLDPNVFALAVGYRF from the coding sequence ATGAAAAATTCTGTGCGGATCATTGCAGCGGCTGCAGCCTTGGCGGCTTGCGAGCTGGCCAGTGCGCAGTCGGCAGGGAGCTGGCTGGCACGCGTTGGCGTGACCCATCTGGCGCCGGATGTGAACAGTGGCAACCTGTCAGCGCCATCGTTTCCCAACACCAAGGTGGATGCCAAAAGCAATACCCAGCTGGGCGGCGGCATCACCTATATGTTGACGGACAACCTGGCGGTGGATGTGCCGCTGGCAACGCCCTTCAAACATGATCTGACCGGCGATGGCGCGATTGCAGGTGTGGGCAAGCTGGGCAGTACCAAGGCCATTCCTGCAACCTTGATGATGCAGTACCGCTTCAATGAAGCGAACGCGGCGTTCAGACCCTATGTGGGCCTGGGTGTGACCTACGCCTATTTCTACGATGAGAAGACCACCGCCACGCTCAACGGCCTGACGGGTGGCACCCTGGCCAACCCCACCACGGCCAAGGTGGACAACAAGTTTGGCGCCCTGGCGCAGCTGGGTTTTGTCTACAACTTCAACGAGCGCTGGTTTGTGGATGCGTCCTACTCCAAGAGTTTTTTGAAGACCAAGATCCATCTGTCTTCGGGCCAGAGCATCAACGTCAAGCTGGATCCCAATGTGTTTGCGCTGGCGGTGGGCTATCGTTTCTGA
- a CDS encoding SGNH/GDSL hydrolase family protein, with protein sequence MTSKLKLLAAALATAGLLAACGGGGGADTTPKAKVTSVKVMGDSLSDSGTFGFKFTVQGNDPTTGKPYQVWTERIAGLYNTTLCPHYGPTMAVATASCTNYAIGGATFSPQGAAAATAMSIYNQIKDAGAAGVTADDLILIDGGANDAADLITAVLTYQAKVAAGMPQATAIVPLQTFLLTQIDAATLGALLAQGSDGLVKAGGLYMQTLAKKLTAAVQTNLLGKGATRVTILNIPAISMTPKFTKVLTKIANDQGAAASAQAGALLDGWVNAFNAALSDSAGTESRIAVVDFYTEFKGQISNPAQYNFTNSTVAACGLLSANANENIQYCSADALSAAIPVGETSADWWKHYVFANDFHPTPYGYQQMGQLVSRTLAQKGWL encoded by the coding sequence GTGACAAGCAAACTCAAACTTCTGGCGGCTGCATTGGCAACTGCGGGCCTGCTGGCCGCCTGCGGCGGTGGCGGTGGGGCAGACACCACACCCAAGGCCAAGGTCACCTCGGTCAAGGTCATGGGTGACAGCCTTTCTGACAGCGGCACCTTTGGCTTCAAGTTCACGGTGCAGGGCAACGACCCGACCACCGGCAAGCCCTACCAGGTCTGGACGGAGCGCATCGCCGGGCTCTACAACACCACGCTGTGCCCGCATTACGGCCCCACCATGGCGGTGGCCACTGCTTCGTGCACCAACTACGCTATTGGCGGGGCAACGTTCAGCCCGCAAGGTGCTGCAGCAGCCACGGCCATGTCTATCTACAACCAGATCAAGGACGCTGGTGCAGCGGGCGTTACTGCAGATGATCTGATCCTGATTGATGGTGGCGCCAACGACGCTGCAGATCTGATTACCGCGGTGCTGACGTATCAGGCAAAGGTGGCTGCGGGCATGCCGCAGGCCACGGCCATTGTTCCGCTGCAGACCTTTTTGCTGACCCAGATTGATGCCGCCACGCTGGGCGCATTGCTGGCCCAGGGCAGTGATGGTCTGGTCAAGGCGGGCGGGCTGTATATGCAGACTCTGGCCAAGAAGCTGACAGCTGCCGTGCAGACGAATTTGCTGGGCAAGGGCGCGACTCGGGTGACGATTCTGAACATTCCGGCCATCTCGATGACGCCCAAGTTCACCAAGGTGCTGACCAAGATCGCGAATGACCAGGGTGCCGCCGCTTCCGCACAGGCAGGTGCTTTGCTTGATGGCTGGGTCAATGCTTTCAACGCAGCATTAAGCGATTCCGCAGGCACTGAGAGCCGTATTGCCGTAGTGGACTTTTATACCGAGTTCAAAGGGCAGATCTCCAACCCCGCGCAGTACAACTTCACCAACTCCACGGTGGCCGCCTGCGGCCTGCTGAGTGCGAACGCCAACGAGAACATCCAGTACTGCTCTGCCGATGCGCTGTCTGCTGCCATCCCGGTGGGGGAGACCAGCGCCGACTGGTGGAAGCACTATGTGTTTGCCAACGACTTCCATCCCACGCCCTATGGCTATCAGCAGATGGGCCAACTGGTATCACGCACCCTGGCCCAAAAGGGCTGGCTGTAA